A single region of the Sphingobium sp. EP60837 genome encodes:
- a CDS encoding glycosyltransferase family 2 protein, which produces MRISLSIIVPVFNEQESISLFLDAARPAVAQALDLIGPDARAEFLFVDDGSTDRTGDILTILARLSPDIRLVTLSRNFGKEAALAAGIDRARGDAVVPIDVDLQDPPEVIISMVRHWLAGAKVVNARRADRSSDDWFKRWSAHRFYRLINRLSDHPIPENVGDFRLLDRQAVDVIKQLGEQARFTKGLFSWIGFRVATIDYERAPREAGISKWRVGKLWGLAIDGITASTTMPLRIWSYIGGGIAVMAFAYAAFLVLHTLLTGVDTPGYASIMVAVLMLGGLNLMSLGIIGEYLGRVAQEVRDRPLYVVAEESEPATRSVNQPHCEEQDEWIDQPMRA; this is translated from the coding sequence ATGCGCATTTCGCTGTCGATCATCGTTCCGGTGTTCAACGAACAGGAAAGCATCTCGCTTTTCCTGGACGCAGCGCGTCCTGCGGTCGCTCAGGCGCTCGACCTGATCGGCCCTGACGCCCGCGCAGAATTTCTCTTCGTTGATGACGGCAGCACGGATCGCACCGGCGACATATTGACAATCCTTGCTCGTCTGAGCCCCGACATTCGTTTGGTCACCCTGTCACGCAACTTCGGCAAGGAAGCAGCGCTTGCGGCCGGTATTGATCGGGCAAGAGGGGACGCCGTCGTTCCGATCGACGTCGATCTCCAGGACCCGCCGGAGGTCATCATCTCGATGGTGCGCCACTGGCTGGCGGGAGCGAAGGTGGTCAATGCGCGGCGCGCTGACCGGTCGAGCGACGACTGGTTCAAGCGCTGGAGCGCACACCGCTTCTATCGTCTGATCAACCGCCTTTCCGATCATCCCATTCCGGAGAATGTCGGCGACTTCCGGCTGCTGGATCGCCAGGCAGTGGACGTGATCAAGCAGCTCGGCGAGCAGGCGCGCTTCACAAAAGGCCTCTTCTCCTGGATTGGTTTCCGCGTCGCCACCATCGATTATGAACGTGCCCCGCGTGAGGCCGGAATCAGCAAATGGCGGGTCGGCAAGCTCTGGGGGCTTGCGATCGACGGAATTACCGCATCCACCACGATGCCGCTGCGCATATGGTCGTATATTGGCGGCGGCATCGCCGTCATGGCCTTTGCCTATGCCGCGTTCCTAGTGCTGCATACGCTGCTGACCGGGGTGGATACGCCCGGCTATGCCTCTATCATGGTCGCGGTGCTGATGCTGGGCGGCCTTAATCTTATGAGTCTTGGCATCATTGGCGAATATCTGGGCCGCGTCGCGCAGGAAGTGCGCGATCGGCCGCTTTATGTGGTGGCTGAGGAAAGCGAACCGGCAACACGGTCCGTGAACCAACCCCATTGCGAGGAACAGGACGAATGGATCGATCAGCCTATGCGAGCATGA
- a CDS encoding tyrosine-type recombinase/integrase: MLSIRTRGKHGIYYIRGSVGLGKKKIIVKEFSTGTSDPDAAAHLMAEHETKLRHQLMFGPAALVAQGTIAQAFDSYLTKAKPPCASDVLRIGKLNGLIGDYSLREPKQAWEHFRRAYLTGHDPAGQDRYRSVFQAAINVYHELHDLPPLRIKAIPFNNERVRFLSKEDRDRLIAAYSPHIQPIITMLAFHGPRIQTALQLQWGVEGVDMHEGSIRLNHTKNAIIRSVPMHPRVMDVLRPIWEKQRRPTKEHVFLNRFGKPYQDTRKAKIPGGNPIKNQHATACQRAGIEDFTVHDWRHHWASHCVMAGIDLITIMNMGGWKSLRMVQRYSSVSVDHMRDSINRLS, translated from the coding sequence ATGCTATCCATCCGTACCCGTGGGAAGCACGGCATCTATTACATCCGGGGCTCAGTCGGACTGGGCAAGAAGAAGATCATCGTCAAGGAATTCAGCACAGGAACGAGCGACCCTGACGCCGCGGCCCATCTGATGGCTGAACATGAGACGAAGCTGCGTCACCAGCTGATGTTTGGTCCGGCAGCACTCGTCGCGCAGGGAACCATCGCTCAGGCCTTCGACAGCTACCTGACAAAGGCAAAGCCGCCATGTGCGTCCGACGTCCTGCGCATCGGGAAGCTCAATGGCCTCATCGGCGATTACAGCCTGCGCGAGCCCAAGCAGGCGTGGGAGCATTTTCGCCGCGCCTATCTTACCGGCCATGATCCGGCGGGCCAGGACCGCTATCGCTCAGTGTTTCAGGCGGCGATCAATGTCTATCATGAATTGCATGATCTCCCACCGCTGCGGATCAAGGCCATCCCGTTCAACAATGAGCGAGTGCGCTTCCTCAGCAAGGAAGACCGCGACCGGCTGATCGCAGCCTATTCGCCTCACATCCAGCCGATCATCACCATGCTCGCCTTCCATGGTCCACGCATCCAGACCGCATTGCAGTTGCAGTGGGGCGTCGAGGGCGTCGATATGCACGAGGGATCGATCCGCCTCAATCACACAAAGAATGCGATCATCCGGTCCGTGCCGATGCATCCCCGCGTGATGGACGTGCTGCGCCCGATCTGGGAGAAACAGCGGCGGCCCACAAAGGAGCATGTTTTCCTCAACCGGTTCGGTAAACCCTATCAAGACACCCGCAAGGCGAAGATCCCCGGTGGCAACCCGATCAAGAATCAGCATGCCACCGCCTGCCAGCGCGCAGGGATCGAGGATTTCACCGTCCATGACTGGCGCCATCACTGGGCGTCTCACTGCGTCATGGCGGGCATCGACCTCATCACCATCATGAACATGGGCGGCTGGAAATCGCTGCGGATGGTCCAACGATATTCAAGCGTCAGCGTGGATCACATGCGCGATTCCATCAACAGGTTGAGCTGA
- the cpdR gene encoding cell cycle two-component system response regulator CpdR produces the protein MVRILLAEDDDSMRTYLARALERSGYEVVAVANGSQAVPHIDRDRFDLLLTDIVMPEMDGIELAQHAAAVAPDMRIMFITGFAAVTLKAGKAVPQAKVLSKPFHLRDLVLEIDRIFGSTSMTGLN, from the coding sequence ATGGTTCGAATTCTGCTGGCCGAAGATGATGACAGCATGCGCACCTATCTCGCCCGCGCGTTGGAGCGGTCGGGATATGAGGTGGTGGCTGTGGCGAACGGCTCGCAGGCCGTGCCGCACATCGACCGCGACCGATTCGACCTGCTGCTGACGGACATCGTCATGCCGGAAATGGACGGTATTGAACTGGCCCAGCATGCTGCGGCGGTAGCGCCGGACATGCGAATCATGTTCATCACCGGCTTCGCCGCCGTGACGCTGAAAGCCGGCAAGGCGGTGCCGCAAGCCAAAGTGCTTTCAAAGCCGTTCCATCTGCGTGATCTGGTGCTGGAGATCGACCGCATCTTCGGCAGCACCAGCATGACGGGCCTTAACTGA
- a CDS encoding N-formylglutamate amidohydrolase, translated as MSYSAPRAPAESTASHDLYGPERPIAPVIISVPHAGRDYDPALLDGARVAPDVLRRLEDRWADLLAYPLIERDYHVLVARAPRAMIDLNRHEREIDPAMVTGLPRDASFQGSAKLRGGLGLIPRRLPGAYELWQRPVGWDEVRRRIDLIHRPYHASLSRMMRAARDAHGHAVLIDLHSMPPLPPAAAGQAAPQVVLGDRFGRAASARLMTLAADVLTGHGLTVAQNHPYAGDHMIERHGNPAGDLYALQVEVDRSLYLDAALDRPGPGLPRLQAIIRALIDALSAESPRAAYPLAAE; from the coding sequence TTGAGCTATTCCGCACCGCGCGCTCCGGCCGAATCCACCGCATCGCATGACCTTTACGGCCCGGAACGCCCCATCGCGCCGGTCATCATTTCAGTGCCCCATGCGGGGCGCGATTATGACCCGGCGCTGCTGGACGGAGCCAGAGTCGCGCCGGACGTGTTGCGACGGCTAGAGGACCGGTGGGCGGACCTGCTTGCCTATCCGTTGATCGAACGGGACTATCATGTGCTGGTGGCGCGTGCGCCACGCGCGATGATCGACCTTAATCGCCATGAGCGGGAGATTGATCCCGCCATGGTGACGGGCCTGCCGCGCGACGCCTCATTCCAGGGCAGTGCGAAGCTGCGCGGAGGGCTGGGCCTGATCCCCCGGCGCTTGCCCGGCGCTTATGAGTTGTGGCAGCGGCCAGTCGGCTGGGACGAGGTGCGCCGCCGGATCGACCTCATTCACCGCCCCTATCATGCGAGCCTCAGCCGGATGATGCGGGCGGCGAGGGACGCGCACGGCCATGCCGTGCTGATCGACCTGCATTCCATGCCGCCGCTTCCACCCGCCGCCGCGGGGCAGGCCGCTCCGCAGGTCGTGCTGGGCGACCGCTTCGGCCGCGCTGCGTCGGCGCGCCTTATGACGCTGGCGGCGGATGTGCTGACCGGCCATGGGCTGACAGTTGCGCAGAACCATCCCTATGCGGGCGATCATATGATCGAACGGCATGGGAACCCTGCCGGTGATCTTTATGCGCTGCAGGTGGAGGTGGACCGCAGCCTCTATCTCGACGCGGCGCTCGATCGGCCGGGCCCCGGCCTGCCGCGGCTTCAGGCGATCATCAGGGCTCTGATCGACGCACTTTCTGCGGAAAGCCCGCGCGCTGCCTATCCCCTTGCCGCCGAATAG
- a CDS encoding type II toxin-antitoxin system VapC family toxin — protein sequence MILVDTSVWIDHFRHDDPALARSLDQRQVLSHPFVIGELALGSLRQRDLILEALRGLPSALVAHDDEVHAFIDRHRLFGLGIGYIDAHLLAATCLTPDACFWTRDKRLRAAASQLGVGATLDQ from the coding sequence ATGATCCTGGTCGATACTTCCGTCTGGATCGATCATTTTCGTCATGATGATCCGGCGCTCGCCCGATCACTCGACCAGCGGCAGGTTCTTTCCCATCCCTTCGTTATCGGGGAGTTGGCGCTGGGAAGCCTTCGGCAAAGAGATCTCATCCTAGAAGCGCTTCGCGGATTGCCGTCAGCTCTGGTCGCGCACGATGACGAGGTTCATGCCTTCATTGACCGCCACAGACTGTTCGGCCTGGGCATCGGCTACATCGATGCACATCTGCTGGCAGCAACGTGTCTGACGCCCGACGCCTGCTTCTGGACACGTGATAAGCGCTTGAGGGCAGCTGCCTCGCAGCTCGGCGTGGGTGCGACTCTGGATCAGTAG
- a CDS encoding class I SAM-dependent methyltransferase produces MDRSAYASMSAQEQDHWWFVARRAIIDSLVRAHVPLPSDARILEAGCGTGGNLALLAQYGALDAMEYDEDARALASARDLCRVEEGALPDAIGFGETRYDMIALLDVLEHVEEDEAALRALGARLASNGRLLLTVPAAPWLWSDHDVLHHHKRRYTHEGLLDVVREAGLKVEVSGYFNSLLFPLAVAQRFAHQLLRRDTPLDARPAPLLNAALQRIFAAERHLLGRVPFPRGLSLYAILSV; encoded by the coding sequence ATGGATCGATCAGCCTATGCGAGCATGAGCGCGCAAGAGCAGGATCATTGGTGGTTTGTCGCTCGCCGCGCCATCATTGACAGCCTGGTCCGCGCCCATGTTCCACTGCCATCCGATGCTCGCATCCTCGAGGCGGGCTGCGGCACCGGCGGCAACCTCGCCCTGCTCGCGCAATATGGGGCGCTAGACGCCATGGAATATGACGAGGATGCACGCGCCTTGGCGAGTGCGCGCGATCTGTGCCGTGTGGAGGAAGGCGCCTTGCCCGACGCGATCGGCTTTGGCGAAACCCGCTACGATATGATCGCGCTGCTAGACGTGCTTGAACATGTCGAGGAAGATGAAGCTGCACTTCGCGCCTTGGGCGCGCGGCTGGCGTCCAACGGACGGCTGCTGCTGACCGTGCCCGCAGCGCCTTGGCTCTGGTCGGATCACGACGTGCTGCATCACCATAAGCGCCGCTATACGCATGAGGGTCTGCTCGACGTTGTCCGTGAAGCAGGATTGAAAGTCGAAGTCTCAGGCTATTTCAACAGCCTGCTCTTCCCGCTCGCGGTGGCGCAGCGCTTCGCCCACCAACTGCTGCGGCGTGACACACCGCTAGACGCGCGCCCCGCGCCGCTCCTCAATGCCGCGCTTCAGCGTATCTTTGCAGCGGAGCGACACCTGCTCGGTCGCGTTCCCTTTCCCAGGGGCCTGTCACTTTACGCCATCCTCTCTGTCTGA
- a CDS encoding sugar MFS transporter, whose amino-acid sequence MPAPPSSSATLTAEHHPATRYGPALTLLASLFFMWGFITVINNTLLPHLRSVFELNYTQTTLIESVWFIAYFVASIPSAKLIERVGYQKSLVIGLLVMAAGSLGMMLAASLPSYGVTLAMLFVIASGITLLQVAANPYVVVVGKPETASSRLNLVQAMNSAGTMLAPLFGAYLILGRSKGGTAAAGTVLTEAERIADAQSVILPYALVAVVLVVLAIVIARFPLPAMGSATARLAREERKKHSLWSHRNLVFGIPAIFIYLIAEIGVANLFVNFVSQPNIANLTHEHAGRYLTFLWGGMMVGRFVGSAIMQKVDAGKVLAAFATGAFIVMIVTVLSDGPVAMWSLILVGLFHSIMFPTIFSLGIRGLGPLTEEGSGLLIMAIAGGSLVVVQGWLADNYGLQTSFLLTAVCELYILFYALWGSRPTHVLPDQHLE is encoded by the coding sequence ATGCCCGCACCTCCCTCATCATCAGCCACTCTGACGGCCGAACATCACCCCGCTACTCGATATGGGCCGGCGCTGACGCTGCTGGCGAGCCTGTTCTTCATGTGGGGCTTCATCACCGTCATCAATAACACGCTGCTGCCCCACCTGCGCAGCGTATTTGAACTCAACTATACCCAGACGACGCTTATCGAGTCTGTCTGGTTCATCGCTTACTTCGTGGCATCGATCCCCTCGGCCAAGCTGATCGAGCGGGTAGGCTATCAAAAGTCTCTGGTGATCGGCCTGCTGGTCATGGCCGCCGGATCGCTGGGCATGATGCTGGCGGCGAGCCTGCCTTCCTATGGCGTGACCTTGGCCATGCTATTCGTCATCGCCAGCGGCATCACGCTGCTGCAGGTTGCGGCAAATCCCTACGTCGTCGTGGTGGGCAAGCCGGAAACCGCATCGTCGCGCCTCAACCTGGTGCAGGCGATGAATTCTGCCGGAACGATGCTGGCGCCGCTGTTCGGCGCTTATCTGATCCTGGGGCGGTCGAAGGGCGGTACGGCTGCCGCCGGAACGGTGCTGACCGAGGCGGAGCGGATCGCCGACGCCCAGTCGGTGATTTTGCCCTATGCGCTGGTTGCGGTGGTTCTGGTAGTGCTGGCCATCGTCATCGCCCGTTTCCCGCTTCCCGCCATGGGATCGGCGACGGCAAGGCTGGCCCGGGAAGAACGCAAGAAACATTCGCTCTGGTCGCACCGCAACCTGGTTTTCGGCATTCCGGCGATCTTTATCTATCTGATCGCGGAGATTGGCGTCGCCAACCTCTTCGTGAATTTCGTCAGCCAGCCGAACATCGCGAACCTTACCCATGAGCATGCGGGCCGTTACCTGACGTTCCTATGGGGTGGCATGATGGTCGGCCGCTTCGTCGGTTCGGCGATCATGCAGAAGGTCGATGCAGGCAAGGTATTGGCCGCTTTCGCCACCGGCGCCTTCATCGTCATGATCGTCACCGTCCTGTCCGACGGCCCTGTCGCCATGTGGTCACTGATCCTGGTGGGTCTTTTCCATTCCATCATGTTCCCGACTATCTTCTCGCTCGGCATTCGGGGTCTGGGACCGCTGACCGAGGAAGGGTCGGGCCTGCTGATTATGGCGATTGCAGGCGGATCATTGGTCGTGGTGCAAGGATGGCTGGCCGACAATTATGGCCTGCAGACGTCCTTCCTGCTGACCGCGGTCTGCGAACTCTACATTCTCTTTTATGCGCTGTGGGGTTCACGCCCCACGCACGTCCTGCCGGACCAGCATCTGGAATAA
- a CDS encoding dicarboxylate/amino acid:cation symporter, translated as MIKFDDATAGATSPLPFYRQLYVQVLVAIGIGVLIGHFFPQAGIALQPLGEAFIKLVKMIIAPVIFLTIVTGIAGMKELGAIGRVAAKAFAYFLTFSTLALIVGLIVANVVHPGAGLNIDPASLDAGKVAEYQQQAHDRTLTGFLMDIIPATLISAVADGHNILQVLFVAILFGIALTLIGDRADPLMQVLDSASHAIFKLVSILMKAAPIGALGAMAFTIGKYGVGALANLIGLVATFYLTSLLFVLLILGLVARLAGFNILHLIRYLKAELLLVLGTSSSEAALPSLIEKMERAGCRKSVVGLVVPTGYSFNLDGTNIYMTLAALFIAQATNVHLSLGDQILLLLVAMLSSKGAAGVTGAGFITLAATLSIVPSVPVAGMTLILGVDRFMSECRSLTNFIGNAVATIVVSAWEGGLDRKRFAAAMAGAPLPPTPDMEEVVAG; from the coding sequence ATGATAAAGTTCGACGATGCGACGGCCGGAGCGACCTCACCCTTGCCCTTCTACCGCCAGCTTTATGTGCAGGTGCTCGTCGCGATCGGCATCGGCGTCCTCATCGGCCACTTCTTCCCGCAGGCTGGCATCGCCCTTCAACCGCTTGGTGAGGCGTTCATCAAGCTGGTGAAGATGATCATCGCCCCGGTCATCTTCCTGACCATCGTCACCGGCATTGCCGGCATGAAGGAATTGGGCGCGATAGGGCGGGTGGCGGCGAAGGCTTTCGCCTATTTCCTGACCTTCTCTACCCTGGCCCTGATCGTCGGCCTGATCGTCGCTAATGTCGTGCATCCGGGGGCCGGGCTGAACATAGATCCCGCCAGCCTCGACGCGGGCAAGGTCGCGGAATATCAGCAGCAGGCGCATGATCGCACGCTGACCGGCTTCTTGATGGATATCATCCCGGCAACGCTGATCTCGGCGGTCGCGGACGGGCATAACATCCTACAGGTGCTGTTCGTCGCTATCCTGTTCGGCATCGCCCTGACGCTGATCGGCGACCGGGCCGATCCGCTGATGCAAGTCTTGGATTCGGCGAGCCATGCGATCTTCAAGCTCGTCTCCATCCTGATGAAGGCGGCGCCGATCGGTGCGCTGGGGGCGATGGCTTTCACCATCGGCAAATATGGCGTGGGCGCGCTCGCCAACCTGATCGGGTTGGTCGCGACCTTTTATCTGACCTCCCTGCTGTTCGTCCTGCTCATACTCGGGCTCGTCGCCAGACTGGCGGGCTTCAACATCCTGCACCTCATCCGCTATCTGAAGGCGGAACTGCTGCTGGTGCTCGGCACTTCCTCCTCAGAAGCGGCGCTGCCCAGCCTCATCGAAAAGATGGAAAGGGCAGGGTGCCGCAAGTCCGTCGTCGGCCTGGTCGTGCCTACCGGCTACAGCTTCAACCTCGATGGCACCAATATCTATATGACGCTGGCGGCGCTGTTCATCGCGCAGGCGACGAATGTGCATCTTAGCCTGGGCGATCAGATCCTGCTGCTGCTGGTGGCGATGTTGTCCAGCAAGGGAGCGGCGGGCGTTACCGGCGCGGGTTTCATCACCTTGGCGGCGACCTTGTCGATCGTGCCGTCCGTTCCGGTTGCGGGCATGACGCTGATCCTGGGCGTCGATCGTTTCATGAGCGAATGCCGCAGCCTCACCAACTTCATCGGCAATGCGGTCGCCACCATTGTGGTGTCGGCATGGGAGGGCGGCTTGGATCGGAAGCGATTCGCCGCCGCCATGGCTGGCGCACCGCTGCCCCCGACTCCGGATATGGAGGAAGTCGTCGCCGGTTGA
- a CDS encoding type II toxin-antitoxin system VapB family antitoxin, translated as MRTTLALDDELIAKAQSFTGLTEKSALVREALKALIERESAARLSRLGGTEPHSEAAPRRRPDPA; from the coding sequence ATGCGAACTACCCTAGCATTGGATGACGAGCTTATTGCGAAGGCTCAGTCGTTCACCGGCTTGACCGAAAAATCAGCGCTCGTTCGTGAAGCGCTTAAAGCTCTCATAGAACGGGAGAGCGCCGCACGCCTTTCCCGTCTTGGCGGCACTGAGCCTCATAGTGAAGCCGCTCCGCGCCGACGTCCCGATCCTGCATGA
- a CDS encoding YfhO family protein has protein sequence MPNFRALIATPAFILTLVGIGALLPSFVLGPGATHSHLYNHMWTAHFGEQMAAGHLYERWLPNSFEGLGAPTFYFYPPLAYWVSGGLHALGLSVPQAINGAGLLLLIASGLTMHAWLSARDTYPLLGSILYMLAPYHLYNFHVRGALAEFAALVWLPLIALGIERLPHRRGLLLLALSYGALIITHLPLAVLTGVFLIGPLMLRRIWHEPTALLPGAAAGVIALGLSAFFLLPAATLQDHISTVLLWGPGYRATDWSIYNTNFTMFTGPALALIVLARPARSFWTVLTVIGALAAVRLLPFVWDIPLLNKAQFPWRMMGIVEFTAITALLSCQLHRIRLFLGAGAALLIFAYGLMASRAMDALHHPVDYALIDRIKPDAPEYLPRGFDTSLVEKEYRWTDVQKFRALPHGNEIRVGTAGRVTVHQADFPIWRVMRDGSPVPHRGPLISFDAQPGIYRIERVAIWQEKVGLAISMMAALLLGLTRFSRRGARSIAEPQSATSEGTRLQRA, from the coding sequence ATGCCCAACTTCCGAGCCCTGATCGCAACGCCCGCTTTCATCCTGACCCTGGTAGGCATTGGGGCCTTGTTGCCCAGCTTTGTACTGGGGCCCGGGGCGACCCATTCGCATCTCTATAACCACATGTGGACGGCCCATTTCGGCGAGCAGATGGCGGCGGGCCATCTTTATGAGCGCTGGCTTCCGAACAGCTTTGAGGGTCTGGGCGCTCCCACCTTCTACTTCTACCCACCTCTCGCCTACTGGGTGTCCGGCGGACTGCATGCGCTGGGGCTCTCGGTGCCTCAGGCGATAAATGGTGCCGGCCTGTTGCTGTTGATCGCTTCGGGGCTCACCATGCATGCCTGGCTATCAGCGCGGGACACTTACCCGCTGCTGGGTTCCATTCTCTACATGCTGGCACCCTATCATCTCTATAACTTTCATGTGCGAGGGGCCTTGGCGGAATTCGCCGCTCTTGTCTGGCTGCCGCTGATTGCGCTTGGGATCGAGCGCCTGCCGCATCGTCGTGGCCTTCTGCTGCTGGCGCTGTCCTATGGTGCCCTCATCATCACTCATTTGCCGCTAGCAGTGCTCACCGGGGTGTTTTTGATAGGGCCGCTGATGCTCCGGCGCATCTGGCATGAGCCGACGGCGCTTCTACCTGGGGCTGCGGCAGGGGTGATCGCCTTGGGGCTGTCCGCGTTCTTCCTGCTGCCGGCGGCGACGCTTCAGGACCATATCTCCACGGTTCTCCTCTGGGGTCCAGGCTATCGGGCGACGGACTGGTCGATCTACAACACGAACTTCACGATGTTTACTGGACCGGCATTGGCACTCATCGTTCTCGCCCGGCCGGCGCGTTCCTTCTGGACCGTGCTGACGGTTATCGGGGCGCTGGCCGCTGTGCGTCTCCTTCCTTTCGTCTGGGACATTCCCCTGCTCAACAAGGCACAGTTTCCCTGGCGCATGATGGGCATCGTTGAGTTTACCGCGATCACAGCGCTCTTGTCCTGCCAGTTACACCGCATCCGCCTGTTTCTTGGAGCAGGCGCGGCCCTCCTCATTTTTGCCTACGGACTCATGGCCTCGAGGGCGATGGACGCGCTTCACCATCCAGTGGACTATGCCTTGATCGACCGGATCAAACCGGACGCGCCGGAATATCTGCCGCGAGGCTTCGATACTTCCCTGGTAGAAAAGGAGTATCGCTGGACGGACGTGCAGAAATTTCGTGCTCTGCCGCACGGGAACGAGATCCGGGTCGGGACAGCCGGGCGGGTTACAGTCCATCAGGCGGATTTTCCGATTTGGCGCGTGATGCGGGACGGCTCGCCCGTCCCGCATCGGGGGCCGCTCATCAGCTTTGACGCCCAGCCTGGCATCTACCGCATCGAGCGGGTTGCGATCTGGCAGGAGAAGGTCGGGCTGGCGATCAGCATGATGGCGGCGCTTCTGCTTGGGCTCACGCGATTCTCTAGACGCGGAGCCAGATCCATCGCCGAACCTCAATCGGCCACTTCCGAGGGAACGCGGCTACAACGAGCTTGA
- a CDS encoding glycosyltransferase family 2 protein, producing MGDVGSVLGAAHRPFSAGHQPTEQGCDPEVELSIVIPCLNERESLPHCIAQASRAISCLADLHGLVGEILVADNGSTDGSQALAEAMGARVVPVVRRGYGAALIAGCEAARGRYLLMGDADGSYDFTEGVAMIERLLDGADLCIGSRFKGGIAPGAMPWKNRYIGNPALTGTLNLLFGTKIGDAHCGLRAISKEAFQKCGLTSTGMEFASEMIIKASLKQLRIDQTPATLSPDLRSREPHLRPWRDGWRHLRYLLMLKPTRVLGLPALIALTVGSMLLVGSSAEYFLPGTVPQIGSYWTLLGSTLVASGHMAFIMTLIGCLCGIHAGYRPSRLFTRLITRFTNLEGMLLVGFALIAAGLMILISVAVGWVQRDFQSANSILPPVLGALAITLGLQTALGGFVLAIVGGNEAHFFRDFLNGSAKSARDGHDTLA from the coding sequence ATGGGGGATGTAGGATCAGTTCTCGGGGCGGCCCATCGCCCCTTTTCGGCCGGGCATCAGCCGACGGAGCAGGGCTGCGATCCAGAGGTCGAACTGTCGATCGTCATTCCGTGCCTGAACGAGCGCGAGAGCCTTCCGCACTGTATCGCACAAGCCTCGCGCGCAATTAGCTGTCTGGCGGATCTTCACGGGCTGGTCGGCGAAATCCTGGTTGCTGACAATGGTTCGACCGATGGCAGCCAAGCTCTGGCGGAAGCCATGGGCGCTCGCGTTGTGCCCGTGGTGCGCCGTGGCTACGGCGCAGCACTCATCGCCGGTTGTGAAGCCGCTCGAGGACGATATCTGCTGATGGGTGATGCAGATGGTAGCTATGACTTCACAGAAGGAGTCGCCATGATCGAGCGACTGCTCGATGGAGCAGATTTGTGCATCGGCTCGCGCTTCAAGGGCGGCATTGCGCCTGGCGCGATGCCGTGGAAGAACCGCTACATCGGTAACCCCGCTTTGACCGGAACTCTCAATCTGCTCTTCGGTACAAAGATCGGCGACGCCCACTGCGGATTGCGCGCGATCAGTAAGGAAGCATTTCAGAAATGCGGATTGACATCCACGGGCATGGAGTTCGCCAGTGAGATGATCATCAAGGCGTCCCTCAAGCAACTTCGTATCGATCAGACGCCTGCAACCCTGTCACCCGACTTGCGCAGCCGTGAGCCGCACCTTCGCCCGTGGCGTGACGGCTGGCGACATTTGCGATATTTGCTGATGCTCAAGCCGACCCGCGTATTGGGCTTGCCCGCCCTGATCGCACTGACGGTGGGTTCCATGTTGTTGGTGGGATCTAGCGCGGAATATTTTCTGCCGGGAACAGTGCCGCAAATTGGTTCCTACTGGACTTTGCTTGGTTCCACATTGGTGGCGTCGGGGCACATGGCCTTCATCATGACGTTGATCGGCTGCCTGTGCGGTATCCATGCAGGATACCGGCCATCGAGGTTGTTCACTCGACTGATCACCCGGTTCACCAACCTCGAAGGCATGTTGCTGGTCGGGTTCGCTCTCATAGCTGCTGGGCTGATGATATTGATCTCCGTCGCGGTCGGATGGGTCCAGCGAGATTTCCAGTCAGCCAATTCCATTCTCCCCCCCGTCCTGGGAGCCCTGGCGATTACGCTGGGCCTCCAGACTGCGTTAGGCGGCTTCGTCCTTGCTATCGTCGGCGGGAATGAGGCGCATTTCTTTCGAGATTTCCTGAACGGAAGCGCCAAATCTGCGCGCGATGGCCATGACACCTTGGCTTAG